A genomic window from Flavobacteriales bacterium includes:
- a CDS encoding SDR family oxidoreductase codes for MKEKILALLGFPPPAQLIKTYAPWKDGTTITENALVVDGRSVKDEAGLKAVFNQLQEGVKNIKANGKVLLYSVQPELIEDVTYSTYQRSLEGIARSLAKELGGRGTTVNLLKLPPNVELSNYTVPKQFFTSGRSAFITGQAVVLNEEAPKAGDLSDKVCVVTGGAGGIGSATVKRLAAEGATVIIADIPQMDERAKPLLSDKVSFMGADLTNAEVRKQLLEDIKAKHGRIDVLINNAGITRDKTMKNMPEHYWDQVIAINLTAVIALTEEALAMGLIPEGGRIISTSSISGIAGNFGQTNYTATKAALIGYSASKAKELKAKGITINAIAPGYIETEMVKTMPLMTRIFAERLTSLAQAGKPEDIAEAMAFLAHPGAQAITGLVLRVCGGSFLGA; via the coding sequence ATGAAAGAAAAGATACTCGCCCTCCTCGGCTTTCCGCCTCCAGCTCAACTGATAAAAACGTATGCTCCTTGGAAAGACGGAACAACCATCACCGAAAACGCCTTGGTGGTGGACGGCCGTTCGGTAAAGGATGAAGCGGGGTTGAAAGCCGTTTTCAATCAACTGCAGGAAGGTGTCAAGAATATCAAAGCCAATGGAAAGGTGCTTCTTTATTCTGTTCAACCGGAACTGATCGAGGATGTGACTTACTCCACTTACCAGCGTTCGCTGGAAGGCATTGCCCGTTCGCTGGCAAAGGAATTGGGCGGACGTGGAACTACGGTAAACCTTCTCAAACTTCCACCGAATGTGGAGCTGAGCAACTACACCGTTCCTAAGCAGTTCTTCACTTCGGGGCGTTCGGCTTTCATTACAGGACAAGCAGTTGTTCTGAATGAGGAAGCTCCAAAAGCGGGCGACCTTTCTGATAAAGTATGTGTGGTAACAGGCGGTGCAGGTGGCATCGGTTCGGCTACGGTAAAGCGTTTGGCGGCAGAAGGTGCTACGGTCATCATTGCGGACATTCCTCAGATGGATGAACGCGCCAAACCATTGCTCTCGGACAAAGTGAGCTTTATGGGTGCCGACCTGACCAATGCTGAAGTGCGCAAGCAACTGCTGGAAGACATCAAAGCCAAGCATGGCCGCATTGATGTGCTTATCAATAATGCAGGTATTACCCGCGATAAGACCATGAAGAACATGCCTGAGCATTATTGGGATCAGGTGATTGCCATCAACCTTACGGCAGTTATTGCACTTACAGAAGAAGCATTGGCCATGGGATTGATTCCTGAAGGTGGCCGCATCATCAGCACGTCTTCTATTTCTGGTATTGCAGGCAACTTCGGGCAGACGAACTACACGGCCACCAAAGCCGCACTTATTGGTTATTCCGCTTCAAAAGCAAAGGAGCTGAAAGCCAAAGGCATTACCATCAATGCTATTGCTCCAGGTTACATTGAAACGGAAATGGTGAAGACCATGCCGTTGATGACCCGCATCTTTGCAGAAAGATTGACAAGCTTGGCACAGGCTGGAAAACCAGAAGACATTGCCGAAGCGATGGCTTTTCTTGCCCATCCGGGTGCGCAAGCCATTACAGGTCTGGTGCTACGGGTTTGTGGAGGAAGTTTCTTGGGGGCTTGA
- a CDS encoding nucleoid-associated protein, producing MADDSALGSIDFISVHRVGNKANEEGMVLSAEPLQLEWPLTEALQEYFKAPLKAEEFYKLYHESDLELNEVYTFVSAIFENPEGLHEQSVKLAKHLFECSTHPNIKGGEFYTVYFKHCLLDGHLIDAVGLFKSENKDTFLKVNPSNDNFIVNTDQGTNINKLDKGCLIFETEQEDGYVVAVVDNTNKQSEAQYWIDDFLGLKQREDAYYQTQNVMAMAKSFITKELPRQFEVDKADQADLLNRSINFFKEQETFNMNDFEAEVIVQPEVISQFQQFRHDYQQEREMYVADAFDISAPAVKKKQGTFKSILKLDKNFSVYIHGDRSMIERGQDADGRTYYKLYYEEER from the coding sequence ATGGCAGACGATAGCGCGTTAGGTAGCATTGATTTTATTTCGGTTCATCGGGTAGGAAACAAGGCCAATGAAGAAGGCATGGTGCTTTCGGCAGAACCGCTCCAATTGGAGTGGCCGCTTACCGAGGCGTTGCAGGAGTATTTCAAGGCTCCGCTAAAGGCGGAGGAGTTCTACAAACTCTACCATGAGAGCGACTTGGAGCTCAATGAGGTCTACACGTTTGTCAGCGCCATTTTCGAGAACCCGGAAGGGTTGCACGAGCAGTCGGTAAAACTGGCCAAGCACCTGTTCGAGTGCAGCACGCATCCCAATATTAAAGGTGGCGAGTTCTACACCGTTTACTTTAAGCATTGCCTGTTGGATGGGCATTTGATAGATGCCGTAGGGCTGTTCAAATCAGAGAACAAGGACACGTTCCTGAAGGTGAACCCTTCGAACGACAACTTCATCGTCAATACCGACCAAGGCACCAACATCAACAAGTTGGACAAAGGTTGTCTCATTTTCGAAACGGAACAGGAAGATGGCTACGTGGTGGCCGTGGTAGACAATACCAACAAGCAGAGCGAAGCGCAGTATTGGATAGACGATTTTCTGGGCCTCAAGCAACGCGAAGATGCCTACTACCAGACGCAGAACGTGATGGCCATGGCCAAGAGTTTCATTACCAAGGAACTACCGCGCCAATTTGAGGTGGACAAGGCCGATCAGGCCGATCTGCTCAACCGTAGCATCAACTTCTTCAAGGAGCAGGAAACCTTCAACATGAACGACTTTGAGGCGGAGGTCATCGTTCAGCCGGAGGTTATCAGTCAGTTTCAGCAGTTTCGCCACGATTATCAGCAGGAACGGGAGATGTATGTGGCCGATGCGTTCGATATTTCAGCACCAGCGGTAAAGAAGAAGCAGGGCACCTTCAAGAGCATCCTCAAACTCGACAAGAACTTCTCTGTCTATATCCATGGCGACCGCAGCATGATAGAGCGCGGTCAGGATGCCGATGGCCGTACATACTACAAGCTGTACTACGAGGAGGAGCGGTAG